One Triticum dicoccoides isolate Atlit2015 ecotype Zavitan chromosome 4B, WEW_v2.0, whole genome shotgun sequence genomic window carries:
- the LOC119290910 gene encoding uncharacterized protein LOC119290910 isoform X2, whose product MTTGSNADHYGPPSYPQRRPHYGGAPPSYGSSASFRGCCCCIFMLVIFLALLALAVALVVVLAVKPRKPQFDLDQVAVQYLLVAPPSPAASPNVAAAPAAAYLSLNITLLFTAVNPNKVGIRYAATAFDVMYHGVPLGVAAVPGFEQPAHSTRLLQTRVIVDRFNVLQSDAQDLIRDAALNDRVEFRITGDVAAKILVLGFSSPKVQVSVDCAIDISPKRQSVTYKQCGVDGLSV is encoded by the exons ATGACGACCGGATCCAACGCCGACCACTA CGGCCCGCCCTCCTACCCGCAGCGCCGCCCGCACTACGGGGGCGCCCCGCCCTCCTACGGCTCCTCGGCCTCCTtccgcggctgctgctgctgcatctTCATGCTCGTCATCTTCCTCGCCCTCCTCGCCCTCGCCGTCGcgctcgtcgtcgtcctcgccgTCAAGCCCCGCAAGCCCCAGTTCGACCTCGACCAGGTCGCCGTCCAGTACCTCCTCGTCGCCCCGCCCTCCCCGGCCGCCTCGCCGAACGTCGCCGCGGCCCCCGCCGCCGCCTACCTCTCCCTCAACATCACGCTCCTCTTCACCGCCGTGAACCCCAACAAGGTGGGCATCCGCTACGCCGCCACGGCGTTCGACGTCATGTACCACGGGGTGCCGCTCGGGGTGGCGGCCGTACCCGGGTTCGAGCAGCCCGCCCACAGCACCCGCCTGCTCCAGACCCGCGTCATCGTCGACCGCTTCAACGTGCTCCAGTCCGACGCCCAGGACCTCATCCGCGACGCCGCGCTCAACGACCGCGTCGAGTTCCGCATCACCGGCGACGTCGCCGCCAAGATCCTCGTGCTCGGCTTCTCCTCCCCCAAAGTCCAG GTGTCGGTGGACTGCGCGATCGACATCAGTCCCAAGAGGCAGTCGGTGACATACAAGCAATGCGGCGTGGACGGGCTAAGCGTGTAG
- the LOC119290910 gene encoding uncharacterized protein LOC119290910 isoform X1, giving the protein MTTGSNADHYGPPSYPQRRPHYGGAPPSYGSSASFRGCCCCIFMLVIFLALLALAVALVVVLAVKPRKPQFDLDQVAVQYLLVAPPSPAASPNVAAAPAAAYLSLNITLLFTAVNPNKVGIRYAATAFDVMYHGVPLGVAAVPGFEQPAHSTRLLQTRVIVDRFNVLQSDAQDLIRDAALNDRVEFRITGDVAAKILVLGFSSPKVQVSVDCAIDISPKRQSVTYKQCGVDGLSV; this is encoded by the exons ATGACGACCGGATCCAACGCCGAC CACTACGGCCCGCCCTCCTACCCGCAGCGCCGCCCGCACTACGGGGGCGCCCCGCCCTCCTACGGCTCCTCGGCCTCCTtccgcggctgctgctgctgcatctTCATGCTCGTCATCTTCCTCGCCCTCCTCGCCCTCGCCGTCGcgctcgtcgtcgtcctcgccgTCAAGCCCCGCAAGCCCCAGTTCGACCTCGACCAGGTCGCCGTCCAGTACCTCCTCGTCGCCCCGCCCTCCCCGGCCGCCTCGCCGAACGTCGCCGCGGCCCCCGCCGCCGCCTACCTCTCCCTCAACATCACGCTCCTCTTCACCGCCGTGAACCCCAACAAGGTGGGCATCCGCTACGCCGCCACGGCGTTCGACGTCATGTACCACGGGGTGCCGCTCGGGGTGGCGGCCGTACCCGGGTTCGAGCAGCCCGCCCACAGCACCCGCCTGCTCCAGACCCGCGTCATCGTCGACCGCTTCAACGTGCTCCAGTCCGACGCCCAGGACCTCATCCGCGACGCCGCGCTCAACGACCGCGTCGAGTTCCGCATCACCGGCGACGTCGCCGCCAAGATCCTCGTGCTCGGCTTCTCCTCCCCCAAAGTCCAG GTGTCGGTGGACTGCGCGATCGACATCAGTCCCAAGAGGCAGTCGGTGACATACAAGCAATGCGGCGTGGACGGGCTAAGCGTGTAG